One Benincasa hispida cultivar B227 chromosome 5, ASM972705v1, whole genome shotgun sequence genomic window carries:
- the LOC120077190 gene encoding uncharacterized mitochondrial protein AtMg00810-like: MSIRNLEIQLGQIAGELKNRPQGTLPSSTELPNNAGGTGKEQCLAVSLLSDKMTAEVGEEPIATNLNAVTIEDPLTYNSKKPEKMNPEVASTIKLSEHETEEVQWIKTFGTFNMLGSVQEITAYSDANWASNIDDQKYVAAYCVFLGNILVSWSSKKKTVVARSSTESEYCAFTHATAEITLLR; the protein is encoded by the exons atGTCCAttcgaaatctcgaaattcagctgGGACAAATTGCGGGTGAGCTCAAAAATAGACCACAAGGAACGTTGCCGAGCTCAACGGAGCTTCCTAACAATGCTGGGGGAaccgggaaggaacaatgcttagcagtctccttgctaagtgaCAAAATGACTGCGGAAGTAGGGGAGGAGCCTAtcgcgaccaacttgaatgcagtGACAATTGAGGACCCGTTGACTTATAATTCGAAAAAGCCCGAGAAAATGAACcccgaagttgcgtccaccATTAAGCTTTCAGAAcatgagacagaagaagtccag TGGATCAAAACATTTGGGACTTTTAATATGCTTGGTTCCGTCCAAGAAATCACAGCTTATTCTGATGCTAATTGGGCATCTAACATTGACGATCAGAAATATGTTGCTGCTTACTGTGTATTTCTTGGAAATATCCTCGTGTCTTGGTCATCTAAAAAGAAAACTGTAGTAGCCCGCTCAAGCACTGAGTCAGAGTATTGCGCCTTTACTCATGCTACAGCTGAAATCACGTTGCTTCGTTAG